The proteins below come from a single Chryseobacterium capnotolerans genomic window:
- a CDS encoding aldo/keto reductase: MQKKIYTGQPVVTLNNGVDIPALGFGVWQMEDLKECENAVIKAIQTGYRMIDTAAIYQNETAVGAAVKNSGVDRDELFITSKVWVQDHGYEQAKRAFQRTLDRLQMDYLDMYLIHWPYGDFLGTWKALEELYQEGKIKAIGVCNFTIEKLEELKANSTILPVINQIELHPVFQQKELQVYDRENNIITQPWSPLGNGNANLLSNTDLKAIAEKYGKTVAQVILRWHLQEGFVVIPKSVTPSRIEENFNVFDFELTEDEMNVVRSLDTGKRLFFDPKDPEWEQKMLNSVADI, from the coding sequence ATGCAAAAGAAAATCTATACAGGACAGCCTGTAGTGACTTTAAATAACGGAGTAGATATTCCTGCTTTAGGCTTTGGAGTATGGCAGATGGAAGACCTGAAAGAATGTGAAAATGCTGTTATCAAAGCTATTCAGACAGGATATAGAATGATTGATACAGCAGCTATTTACCAAAATGAAACGGCAGTAGGAGCAGCGGTAAAAAACAGTGGGGTAGATAGGGACGAATTATTTATTACTTCTAAAGTCTGGGTTCAGGATCATGGATATGAACAAGCGAAGCGTGCATTTCAGAGAACATTAGACAGACTTCAGATGGATTATCTGGATATGTACCTTATTCACTGGCCGTATGGTGATTTCTTGGGAACCTGGAAAGCTTTGGAGGAATTGTATCAGGAAGGAAAGATTAAAGCAATCGGGGTTTGTAATTTTACTATTGAAAAGCTTGAAGAACTAAAAGCCAACTCAACCATTCTTCCGGTTATCAACCAGATCGAGCTGCATCCGGTTTTCCAGCAAAAAGAATTGCAGGTGTATGACAGAGAGAATAATATTATAACACAGCCTTGGAGTCCGCTAGGAAACGGAAATGCAAACCTTTTAAGCAATACTGATCTGAAAGCAATTGCTGAGAAATATGGAAAAACTGTGGCTCAGGTAATTCTGAGATGGCATTTGCAGGAAGGTTTTGTAGTGATTCCAAAATCTGTAACACCATCAAGAATTGAAGAAAACTTTAATGTATTTGATTTTGAACTGACAGAAGATGAAATGAATGTTGTTCGTTCTTTGGATACCGGAAAAAGATTGTTCTTTGATCCGAAAGATCCGGAATGGGAGCAAAAGATGCTGAATTCTGTAGCAGATATTTAA